ATTGATTGCTACAACTGGATAAGAATGGAATGAGTTATATtccttatttgtgtttttgcaggaATCAGCAGTGAATACAAACAAATAACCACGTAGCGATACTTTGTCAAgtggtgtgtctgtgcatgcacAGAAAAAATCAGTGCAAGTTTAAGGTAGTATAAAAACTGTGCTGACCCCGGCTGAATGACAACTGTTAGAAAAACAGCTTAGTCACTGATGCAGCACTGGATGCTGCAGAATATCAAACAGATCCATTTGAACTGGGGGAAATGTTACACTCAAGACAGTGGAGATGCTACAGCTTCCCTTACTGTTAAGAGATAATATGTGAAAGCCCTCTATAATGACAGAACAAGGTGATGAGCACATTTTTAACAGTGGAACTTACTTTCTGATTTTCATGGCCTCCTCATTGTCATGGCGGAAGAAATCATAGGACTTATATGCTCTGACCGCCTCTCTGCGGTACACGCCCAagttaaacactgcaaaatgaACAAATGACATCATGATCTGCTCTTTTGTGCTTCTTTGAAGTCACTGGTAAGGTAGTTTATGTAAACAATTAAGTTTAGTCTCCTATGCTGAGATACTCTGTAAATGTACAAGTCATGGGGGTGGGGGTCGTTGCTACACACAATACAAAGAATGTTTAGACCATCATAGTAAGTAAGTATCCATAAGtcatataaatatacagtttcACCTGTaatcaacatgttagcaaacttaatacccttttttattcatttataacaaacaacaaattctcctccaaataataataaggttGTTTGAATGACCTTTagataaaatgtgatttaaaatattGACTTAAGACCGCTACAGTCTGTAGACAACAATAAACTGTGTCAAATATAGCAAAGAAAGGTTTAAGACAAGATGgctatatctattttaattttgttagcTTTACAGTGGGGATAAATTTAAAGACACTCATAAGGAAAACTGATTTTTGTCACATGTCATGTACCTTTGGTTGGGACTCCAATCCAGTTTAGGTAACGTGTGAGTTTCTTTGACATGTAGGTCTTCCCTCTCGCAGGCAGGCCGATCATTACAATCATTGTTGGTGAATTTGTCATATAGGAAGCCCATGCTACACATGAGACATTTACATTAGTCAAGCACATTGATAGAAACCCGATAAAGCTTTATGGAAATCATGTCTGACCGtataatgtacatttgtctAATGTACAAAAGTTagacaaaactgaaataataattaaatactaTGGTTGCatttgtataaaacaaaatactgcaTACAGAGAAAttaagtaaaacagatgtaaatgtattttgtcttgGAATGTTAAGCTGTATTTCAACATAACTACTGCATCAAACCAGCATTTTGTTTCTATCCTTGCAGGATTAAGACAATCTAATAAGTAGGCCATGTGTGTActggacaaaaataaaatcctctTTAGACACAAATATCATCAGTGGACAGGGATTAAAGACAGGATGTGAAGAAATGAAATGGAGAAAGGTCCCGGGAGAGAAAGGCAGAACACCTTCTGTGGTTTCCACATTGCatagccttttcttttttatcaacAGAGATCTCCCCCCCCTGCAGGTCCCAGAGAGGTTGGAGCTGCAGAGTCCCAGAGAGGAGATTTAACTTGTGAATTCAATCCAGGGTGGATAAAGCAGGGTCTTATATTATGTTAAGTGCACCTGTAGACTCTTAAAGCAGTCATGCAGAAGAACTTGCTCAGATCTAATTGTGGGAAACTTGGTTATTTACTTacagcatttcttttcattcattctCAGGTCTGTTTTCTTGGCTTCTGCTGAGTTTGCAGAGCCATTGTCTACCTGAGTGCTAGACATGTTGAAGTCTTGTCAGAGTCAAAAtcagctctctctttctcagatGGGCATCCTCCAAGCTGATCTGAAACAGATGAGTCAGGCATTTATGTAATGGAGCCTAGTATTACTTCCATGCATCTCTGAAAAAACAGAACGGAACATTTACATGGTTTTATGTATCCCTGGTAACAGAGACTGCATAACGGTATCCAAAGGCGCAAAATATGAAGAGAAAAGGCGCCACATCATCCGTTTAAGAGAAAAAATCAGCTTGGCTCAACACACTATATTTACAAAGCCGCATTCGAGCGATCAGGACAATGATTTCCTCTCTAAACGGGTGACTGAGTTCATGCGACACGAAATCtcacataaaaatataacataatCCACACAGGGCGCGTTTGTAACAGCATTACGTCCATTTATTTTTCTACCTGGTCGATAAGCAAATGATGACTCCTGCCCGCCAAACACGCGGTTGCACACCGTCTGCACAGGGATCTCACGATCTGCTGGACCCAGGGTTTGCGCCCGCAGGAGCGGCTGGAGGAGCCGGTCTATTCGGCCTGTCCTTGGTGCTGAGGTGCCCCCTCGGCCGGCTGATGTCCTTCCAAGCTGGAGGTGTGCCTCTGCGTCATAGTCCCCCCCCCGCCCCCTGATACCGTAACGTTAATAATAGATCTACGACAGCATAGGTACGTCAACGCACAGCCCAGTATCACTAAGTCAGAACAAAACATAAGGGGATTTGCAGAGGATGACATGAAAGACAGTATGTAAAAAGACAAGCACGCAGATTTTATTCACCTCTATCAGACAGTTTCACAACAAACCAAACCCACTTTGCATAGTAATTTTATTCAACAATGGTCCTCAATACAAAAAAGACATAGTGGTCAAAGACTGGCAGGTACCATTACAAGTTTAAGCactaaaacagaataaataaagcCGACTTATAATCACAATGTTCCTCCTTAAATAGTACAAAAGGTTGAAATGAAAGTTGAGTCCTATGacaattaatttaatacagCCCATTTTGATTTACTGGCTTTAGATAGCACTTATCTTGTTTTACAGTTAGTTTCACTAGTATACTGATGAGAAACATCAGTGAATAAGACTAAAACTACCTGCATTATTATCTGCATTTAACACATCTGTACAACACACATTTGGAAATCTGGATGCCACAGAATCCTGAAATAATCTCAGACCTGAACTCACCGCTATATTTAACCACATACTGAACATATGAGGGTCAAAGGTTAGGCACCGGGTTAGTAGCGTGGGTGACGGGAACAGTGTGTTTCCACACAAAATGAGCCGCCTGTAATGGTGTGCGAGCGATGGTCAGGGCATCTTAGGCTTGTGAATGATGAAACTCAAGAGACAGAAGTTTCAGTTGGAAGGCACAGACAATCACTGAACTGTCAAGTAGGTTTGCACTTTTTTCTGTAGATGAGAGACTCTCTGCAGCTGACAAGGGAGGTTTCTGGTCTCCAGGATCTGGCTGTTAGTGGTTTTCTGTTTTCAGACTAAGGCTTGATTTTCCACAGCTGGAAATTAAGCAGAAGAGATAAATAAAACTTTCGTtcgagaaaaaaacaaaaaaaacaaaaaaaaaaagggttgcTGTCATTTGTCAAGAGATCTTACAGAacaccacaaacacaatcaCAGGTCAGAGTGCAGCATCACCCACAGTGGTTCAAACAACTTGGGAAGCGAGTTTTGATATTAATACCAGTTTCATGTCTGTGCTTTAAATATAGAGCTAAAGCAAGGAGGCGATGAGCTCAGCTTAGCTTGTCATAAAGACTCTTCAAAGTTCTAAATTACACCTACCCACAGCTCTGAAGATCACTGATTAACATgatactagggctgggcaataaaacaataatgataattatcgcaatataatttttctcaataataatataacaaatgttcaatatatcgtcaataaatgtttgatttaattcatttgaatcacacaCAATCAGAAAACAATTAGCACTTACTTTTTCAATtaggttatttattttgttgaggaaaagagactgaaaaaaagatttcctAATCAtaattgttgaaaaagattttatcagaatCGTTTTGAATATTGTACcttagatttgtgaagtgacCCACTTGTTTGGCATcaaatgtttgtcatgttctgaccataaagacaccacaattaaccatctggtttcttctactttcactcaggaacaaaaataagactttaaacttgacagaaattatgatttgacatttatcgtaataattatcgatatcgaatgatatgtaATGGTTTTATCacgataacatttttggccatatcacccagGCCTACATGACATATCTCTTTTGTTTAATCTATACACAGAAAACTGTATAAACTACAATTTGTGGTTAATTTGTGAGCATTAGAGAAGCTGGTAGGtatatttttgaactttggagGCAGCCAGGCTAGAAGCTTtgccctgcttccagtctttatgctaagctaatagCCTCCCGGCTCCGGCTACATCTCACATAGATGAGAGTGGTATACAGTAAATCTTTTAATTAAGCTCTCtccaagaaagcaaataaacacatttctcaaaatgttaaaCCATTTCTTTAGGCATTTCCCACCTTTATTGAGGGCCCTTTGACACTTGTCAGTGACTGTATTTGTAATTAAAGTCACTGCCTGCTAACCACTTGAAAGCATTTTAGATTATCTTCTTCAGTCGCATGCATGATGCAAGCTTATCTGCCAGACGGCCACGATCAAAGCAAGAAGTTTTCTCTAAGATATCCCTGTAGGCTACTAACAACCCCAACACCTGGAgtgtaaagtgaaaaaaaaaaaaagaaggtacAAAGTGAAGAAACTGAAGCCAAGATAACATGAGCACCAAAAACTCTAAATCTTACATTTTCCAAAAGGCAACTGattcatgtttgttttctccTCTAAAAGTTGAGGAGTGCCCCCCCCCACTTTCATCTATTCTGTCCTGTCTTTTTGCACCGTTCTCACAGAAACCAAGGAGCCgtaattttaacatttagcaGAAAGACTCACTCTGATGTTGAAGCCGAACAGGTCGCTGaccacagcagacacagcagACAGGATGACCACCCTGGTGATGTTGTAGATCAGAGGGTTCACGGTCAGACCCAGCAGTCTGAATGGAATATCCAGCTCCTGGGGCAGGCAAGAGGGAATACAATGTTATTTGAACAACATAGGTAGCCATTAGAACGAAGAAAAAATATCTTATagtgattattttgacagatttttgtGGGAATGGTTATTATAATTTTCACtggaaaatatagaaaaatgaTGATGTGATTTTTACTGGGGTCTCTGGAAAATAGGATTTGTCGGCATCTCTGTAGCACCACAATGCTTCATTTTTAATAGTATGTagtgacacattttacctttatcaAAGCACTGCAGCTCCTGCAATTTGGATACACGTGGCCATATTTTGATAGTATTTCGATTAATTGTTCTGCCCTAGCACCCATACCTTGAGGCAAGGACAAGGTCAAAGCCAGAATGTATTGTGGATGAAAGGCCATTGGCTAAAATAGCTTCACTGGGCCTTCAttctaaataaaacaattaaattacaatgcaataaaattacaagattataaaataattttacatatCTCAGTACATAGTTATTAGGGATGTCTTGAGCCATTCATGTATAGGAGATTAAATTGAACATTTACGAGTGTACTGTGTAATCCAAAGTAAAGTAACTGCAATAATTCAGCAACGGTGTAACGTTGTGGTAAATTAAAACCAGACAATTTTGTATTCAACAGGAGGCTGGAAAACAAAGGAGGTCCATTTTGCTTACCTTGATCAGTTTTGTAGCTAGTTTTAAAACGTTGTTTACTATATTGagttcttcttttttattgGGCTTTTTCTCCATCTTGAGATACAAATTGATCTGCAACCAAGACCAATTTTACATACTGTCAAATGTACaataaagacacagaaaaaaacCATGTATTAAATGATACTAACTGGGAATCAGCTAACAGTGTTGCCGGTAGTGCTGAAACAACTCAGAAATAACCTGCAACTCCATGTGTTTTCTAGGCACAGGTTCTTACCTGCTCAGTGAGCAGCGCTGAGGAATTGCTGTATTTGCAGTTGGTCTCTGAGCCCAGTGTGGCCAGCCGTAACAGGAAGAGGATGAGGGAGGAGGCCcacaccatcatctcccagttTGTCAGAGAATCCATGAAAGCCTTGTGGTTGTGTAGAAGCTGAGGAAGGccaaaagcaacaacaaaagcaacagTATTTATACTCtatgtttaaattaattaattaatttaattaagatTATGGCTTGTCTTCAGTCCATGGTTGATGATTCCATTTGTGGCTGTCTTCCCGTTATCTAATATTTATAGAAGACATTCACACTATAAGAACGTTATTAAATTTGCATTCTCTAAACAGATCACATTTGTTCCAGCGGATTTTGACTGACCTGGGCAcaaatgatgaatgaaatggACAGCGCTAAGAGGAAGATAGTGGAGACAATGACGTCGACGGAGCGCTGCGGCCCTCGTCTCTGCAATGAACAAGCGAGTCACCAATGCACCATTATAAGTAAAAGTCTATCACAATGtacattaataaaaagaaaactggaGCAAGACAATACAAACCCTGAGAAAAGAGCGTAGTGACAACCACATCTTTATGTTCTGGACTTTCTTCAGTCTGAAATGAGGGATCTCAGATTTCTTGGCCTTGCGAGCTGAGGTGAGGTGGCTGAAGTACTTGGCAAATAAGAGTCTCTGTTGGGGGAGAGAacccaaaaataaaaaccataCACTGGTACAGAAGCAAATCACTTAACAGAATATACAAGTCCTGCAAAGACTCAAGTGTGTTATTCTGTTTCAGGGTGTTGTCAGTAGATACCACTAGAGGGAAGACCAGCTAACATGTATGAATAAACAAACTGATGAGttgtgtaataataaaaatgatcaatgaTTCATATTTTTGAATCCTAGGCTACTTCGCTCCATTTTCACTGCCTCAGactgttgttattttgttgcTGATGCAATTTTCAGAATGCATTGTTTGAGAATTGCcagtattttcaaatattttcaagaCAGGGCAATATCTTTACATGGATGGATATAAAAGATTGTCAGTGTTCTAGAGAAACGATAACCATGTTGAGTGGACATTCACagtcttaaaaaaaaacctaCTGATAATGCACAcattaaaaagatatttttaaatgattatgcCACTCTTATTTCTtacttcattcattcaagttGGAAGTGTAATGATGATTATGAGGCAAGAGGCAAACTTATAAGGAGCATGTTTTTTCCCAAGATTTCTAGGAAGCAAAATGGATGCTTACCTGACTCTGGAGGGTGTAAATCAAGATGAATCTAACAGTATGTATCATGCCTGTGTCTTTAGATTTGACTGAGTTATGACTCTTAGATGATGGAAAGGATTTGGTTTAAGCTGTTTTAATGTACAGCAGTATAATGATAGGAAAGTAAAAACTCAGATTATTTTTGTAACTACTAAGTTACCGATGGCATAGCAGAAAAGACATAACTGGAGATGCAAGAGAATGCTTTAAACTAGACAAAATCGCCACTCACCTGTTTATACGTTCTCTCAGCCACACACATCATGAAGAAGACCAGTCCTATGAGGCAGACTCTTTGCAACGTTGTGATCAAGAAGAAGGTGTAGGCCTGGGCATCAGGCGGCCCCACCGCCATTTCTACCACCTCCATCAGGGACAGGGAGCTGAGGCTTGACATGTCCAGATGCTGAGCCAAGCGGAAGGCGAAGGGAAGCAGGGCCAGGGTGGCAGTCATCAGCCCACCAAGGACAAGGTAACCCATACCCTGCTCTACTAACTTCACCTGTGAATGAGAAACACGAGAGGGAGACAGGAAGACATCTATTAGGATGATAAAAGCTTCAGGAACTCAGACGGTCTGCTCAATCAGACAACATCATtgtgtgaagaagaagaagatatactttataaTGCCCGCAAGGgtaaattcaatgttttttcactctgttattattgttagtattatACACACAGGtccgaaacacacacacacacacacacgcgcgcacaaacaggacccaaagcaacaacacatggagagatgtcagagtgagggggctgccactcagtgcgGCTCCCcgagcagttaggggttcaggggcttgctcaaggccacctTAAACAAACACAGCCTGTGTATATTTGTTCTAATGTCTACGAGTGATTATGTTTGACAACTAAATGTTCAACAGAGTGAGaatgtcacattttgttttttgtgccaCTTTATCTCATGACTAAAGATGGCTCTACTAATAATTATATTTCCTGAttcatttaaaagcagcatTGCAGTGCAACCAACGTGGCTGTGGTAGACAAACTGGAAAACACAGAAGATGGTAAATACTGGACTTTAAAAAAGGCACACAGTGGAAGAATTTGTTTACGGCCTTATGTCCCATCCAGGACAAAGGGGATTAAGTAAGCAAGTAAGTAAGTGAGTGAGGACACTCAGTCCAGTTGTTTGGTTTTAAACATCTGTATCATGCTGCACAAGAGGTTTAGGGTTTACAACTCAGAATTCAGTAACAGTATTAATACAAACATAAAGAGAATATcccacgaccctgtatgcaggataagcggttgacgatggatggatggatggatggatggatggatggatggataaagagaatattgtgtacccGTGTTAAGATGATCCCACTGATCTCCAATACTGACATGTCTGCTTTCTTACAATCGCCCTGCTCCCATATTATGGCACTGACACGATCCTTGGATGGGTGACATGCCTGCAGCCAAGACAGCTGGCtctgaaatgaaacacaataaataacattCAGTTTAAGCATGGTTTCCAATGTGTAAAAAGCAATGGGTTTCAGCCAAATTCAGATTGTTGAAGATGGTTATGGACATAGTACAAACATAGCATTTACTGAAGATGTCATTAAAAAGTCATTTGGAGAAGAGGTTTGGAAGAACAGTAATCCCTTCATGAGCCTCTTCTATAATACGGTTAGCAATCACTGATTCATGTGCTTTAAGATCCACAGAGAACTACAATATATGGAGCCAAGCTGTAATGATAAACATTACGTGCAAGTGACATCATGGTTTTAAAACTAAGTAGACACAAAGTAGAGAATTAATTAGAGAAAATTAATTAGGGAAAATCCCATGGTGGACTATGGGATTTTCTCTAATTAATTTTAACTATGGGAATTTATCAATTAAATATTACTTCAACAGCATTGGTCATAACACCATCCCGTTAGGAATGTTTGACATTCATGAATGAAATGTACCAACACACTGACTCAGGAAATGTTTTAAGACTAGATAAGACAAAACCAGACCACAGAAGAGTATTGAAGATTTATTTTGGCGCTCTTACTCCAGGGATTCCCTGCTGTAGGCTCTCATCATCACTGCTCAGAATGGTGGTTTGCGGAAGCGCCATGCCGGCGTTGTACCTCCCATTCCCCTCACTGTCGCTGCTCCCGCTGGAGGCGGAGTCAGGCCCTTGGAGAAGCTCCTCCCACATTGTGTCATCA
Above is a genomic segment from Micropterus dolomieu isolate WLL.071019.BEF.003 ecotype Adirondacks linkage group LG18, ASM2129224v1, whole genome shotgun sequence containing:
- the phtf1 gene encoding putative homeodomain transcription factor 1, with protein sequence MVMARIAWYQEKIGAYDQQVWEKSLEQADLNGLDSKPKKMGHIKSDLIDVDLVRGSTFSKAKPQSPWTALTRKGLVRVLLFPFFFQWWIQVTSKSISSCILVLYFMQVAAVVLYLEVPGASASEVFGPMCLMLLLGTVHCQIVSTESSRWPSGSPAASCTTSPARRRRPRKGRGLKKTEGKNDSGDTEQQGPWQFEESQRLYSNEERRNKRQSGFGASDELSSEEEEGVQPVEVIHPVLHDKRHPAMTLPTSTAMSSLRKRSLKSNPKPTLRPQEESGASIKVKPQEVERLRPSVGSRPASDTDDTMWEELLQGPDSASSGSSDSEGNGRYNAGMALPQTTILSSDDESLQQGIPGSQLSWLQACHPSKDRVSAIIWEQGDCKKADMSVLEISGIILTRVKLVEQGMGYLVLGGLMTATLALLPFAFRLAQHLDMSSLSSLSLMEVVEMAVGPPDAQAYTFFLITTLQRVCLIGLVFFMMCVAERTYKQRLLFAKYFSHLTSARKAKKSEIPHFRLKKVQNIKMWLSLRSFLRRRGPQRSVDVIVSTIFLLALSISFIICAQLLHNHKAFMDSLTNWEMMVWASSLILFLLRLATLGSETNCKYSNSSALLTEQINLYLKMEKKPNKKEELNIVNNVLKLATKLIKELDIPFRLLGLTVNPLIYNITRVVILSAVSAVVSDLFGFNIRLWKIKP